A part of Microbulbifer sp. MI-G genomic DNA contains:
- a CDS encoding TonB-dependent receptor: MEHNFKKSFLSLAIAGSISLISYQGIAQENEEGLTETDVAAEADYSSNGAGGSDVEESEVEEVVVTGSRIARDTFSSISPLQIIDTEGTREAGVIDASSILQNSQAASGQQIDLTFSGFVVDNGPGSSTVSLRGLGANRTLIMVNGRRLAPAGVGGAPTAPDLTLIPSTLVQQYDLLLDGASSIYGSDAVAGVTNVILKKDFDGFDFEFFSDNPTQGNGEENTFSLSWGKNFDRGFIGMGAEYYESAAVTLDDRDWTAGCEQNIEVGTDGNIYKADAFYTNRLGMDWRGGCAVGLLAGRVSVPPSAIGSIYYTPGQSNGGWNGFSESSLFDIGVDGDGDGRTDISFLDYSLNGREGFAHLFPEQDRASFMAFGEYTFEGEMNLTPFFETLYSKRNTFINTGAAQLFPSVPADNPYNICNPDGVNGVDCGLAYDALLTNPNYLEDFIARYGAPPSAFNIVPGGPIGAQGTTPIVAVRGDRNRTDVSLESFRFVTGLSGDLPMLNFGSLSDWSFETYFSFSKSDGRSTIRGIRDDRLNHSLNTTREDPNNPGSYICGNGSDGCVPVNLFADSLYQGVIGDFATQAERDYLFGSRNFRTEYYQKIISGFASGKIASLPAGDVSLVLGAEFRNDRIKSIPNDVARDGLLFGFTQDGGATGQKDTREVYGEIEIPLLGGMFLAEELTANLSTRYTDDEYYGSDRTESVKIGYRPFNSLLLRGTYGTSYRAPNLRENFLKGQTGFLNVSDPCVVPEDALGGLGGGGYDPSLDPRSPEVLANCLANGVDPTQLENGSTSVYNTEVTSRGLLDLNPETSESYTFGFSWEQPFFDAFGLTLGMTYYDIEIENAIVEPTPQFLINDCYNSVNPSAFCNLVQRDADGFINNVNAEFLNQDKEVSRGFDYNIRYEQPVTLFGAPIELSALINFNRTLERSVTFIGDDGTVDFEEFKGDFGNAEWIGNSQLRVEYDDFRFTWSSRYVGSVEQDADEVDPFSDIYDTQETGVESQTCVGSANGGVDCRDVGYADDYWVHSASLYYYADTWFAGIGVSNVFDEDPPEVDGSEILSVNNTPIGAGYDLQGRTIFVNLQKNF; the protein is encoded by the coding sequence ATGGAGCACAATTTCAAAAAGAGTTTTCTCAGTCTTGCAATAGCGGGCTCAATTTCTCTGATCTCTTACCAGGGTATTGCCCAGGAAAATGAAGAGGGGCTTACCGAGACAGATGTGGCGGCTGAGGCGGACTACTCGAGCAATGGGGCCGGTGGCTCTGATGTGGAAGAATCCGAAGTGGAAGAGGTCGTAGTGACCGGATCCCGTATAGCCCGGGATACTTTCTCCAGCATTTCACCACTGCAGATCATTGATACTGAGGGTACCCGTGAAGCGGGCGTTATTGATGCTTCTTCCATCCTGCAAAACAGTCAGGCGGCTTCCGGTCAGCAGATAGACCTGACCTTTTCCGGTTTCGTGGTGGACAACGGACCGGGGTCCTCCACTGTGAGCTTGCGCGGCTTGGGTGCCAACCGTACGCTGATCATGGTAAACGGCCGTCGCCTGGCCCCTGCCGGTGTGGGTGGTGCACCTACCGCCCCGGATCTGACCCTGATTCCATCAACGCTGGTGCAACAGTACGATCTGTTGCTGGATGGCGCTTCCTCCATTTACGGCTCCGATGCCGTTGCCGGGGTCACCAATGTGATCCTGAAAAAGGATTTTGATGGCTTTGATTTCGAGTTTTTCAGTGACAATCCCACCCAGGGCAATGGCGAGGAAAATACCTTCAGCCTGAGCTGGGGTAAAAACTTTGACCGCGGTTTTATCGGCATGGGTGCGGAGTATTACGAGAGCGCCGCCGTGACCCTGGATGATCGCGACTGGACCGCCGGCTGTGAACAAAATATAGAGGTTGGCACCGATGGAAATATTTATAAAGCTGATGCTTTTTATACTAATCGCTTAGGTATGGACTGGCGGGGTGGATGTGCTGTCGGGCTTCTTGCCGGTCGAGTAAGTGTTCCTCCTTCAGCGATAGGGAGTATCTACTATACCCCGGGGCAAAGTAACGGGGGCTGGAACGGGTTTTCAGAGTCCAGTCTCTTTGACATCGGTGTCGATGGCGATGGGGATGGCAGAACCGATATTTCCTTCCTGGACTACAGCCTCAACGGCCGGGAGGGCTTCGCACACCTGTTCCCGGAGCAGGATCGGGCCAGCTTTATGGCTTTCGGGGAATACACTTTCGAAGGGGAGATGAACCTGACCCCGTTCTTTGAAACCCTGTATTCAAAGCGTAACACTTTTATCAATACCGGCGCCGCTCAGCTGTTTCCAAGTGTTCCCGCAGACAACCCCTACAATATCTGTAACCCGGATGGGGTGAACGGTGTGGACTGCGGGCTGGCCTACGATGCCCTGCTCACAAACCCCAATTACCTTGAAGACTTCATTGCCCGCTATGGAGCACCGCCCAGTGCTTTCAATATTGTCCCAGGAGGGCCAATCGGGGCACAGGGTACCACCCCGATTGTGGCTGTACGTGGCGATCGCAATAGAACGGACGTCTCCCTGGAGAGTTTCCGCTTTGTTACCGGCCTGAGCGGGGATCTCCCCATGTTGAATTTTGGCTCACTGTCGGACTGGTCCTTTGAAACCTATTTCTCCTTCAGTAAGTCCGATGGGCGTTCAACCATCAGGGGTATTCGCGATGACAGGCTCAACCACTCCCTGAATACTACCCGCGAGGATCCAAATAACCCTGGAAGCTATATCTGTGGTAATGGCAGCGATGGCTGTGTGCCGGTCAATCTGTTTGCAGACTCCCTTTACCAGGGAGTTATCGGCGATTTTGCAACCCAGGCAGAGCGGGATTATCTATTTGGTTCCCGCAACTTCCGCACTGAGTATTATCAGAAAATTATCTCTGGATTTGCTTCAGGTAAGATTGCCAGTTTACCCGCAGGTGATGTAAGCCTCGTGCTGGGTGCGGAATTCCGCAACGACAGAATCAAGTCCATACCTAATGATGTTGCCCGGGATGGGCTGCTCTTCGGTTTCACCCAAGACGGGGGCGCTACCGGTCAAAAGGACACCCGGGAGGTCTACGGTGAAATTGAAATTCCCCTGTTAGGCGGAATGTTCTTGGCAGAAGAGCTGACTGCAAACCTGTCCACTCGCTACACCGATGATGAGTACTACGGTAGTGACCGGACTGAGTCCGTTAAAATTGGCTATCGCCCGTTCAACTCGCTGTTGTTGCGTGGAACCTATGGCACTTCCTATCGCGCGCCAAATCTGCGTGAGAACTTCCTGAAAGGCCAGACCGGATTCCTCAATGTCTCTGACCCCTGTGTGGTTCCGGAAGATGCGTTGGGCGGATTGGGAGGCGGTGGCTATGATCCGTCACTGGACCCCCGCTCGCCTGAAGTGTTGGCCAATTGCCTGGCAAATGGAGTGGATCCCACCCAGTTGGAGAACGGCAGCACGAGTGTTTACAATACTGAAGTAACCTCACGAGGGCTGTTGGATCTCAATCCTGAGACTTCGGAATCCTATACCTTTGGCTTCTCCTGGGAGCAACCGTTCTTCGATGCTTTCGGGTTGACCCTCGGTATGACTTACTATGATATTGAAATCGAGAATGCCATTGTTGAGCCCACTCCGCAGTTTTTGATCAATGACTGCTATAACAGTGTCAACCCAAGTGCTTTCTGTAATCTGGTTCAGCGAGATGCGGATGGATTTATAAACAATGTCAATGCTGAGTTCCTTAACCAGGACAAGGAAGTGTCACGTGGCTTTGACTACAATATCCGCTACGAGCAGCCGGTAACCCTCTTTGGTGCGCCAATTGAGCTGTCTGCACTGATCAATTTCAACCGTACACTGGAGCGGTCTGTAACCTTTATCGGTGATGACGGCACTGTGGATTTTGAGGAATTCAAGGGCGATTTTGGCAATGCAGAATGGATCGGGAACTCTCAGCTGAGAGTCGAGTATGATGATTTCCGCTTTACCTGGAGTTCGCGTTATGTAGGCTCTGTCGAGCAGGATGCGGATGAGGTGGACCCCTTCAGTGATATCTATGATACCCAGGAGACGGGTGTTGAGTCCCAGACCTGTGTTGGTTCAGCAAATGGCGGTGTCGATTGCCGGGATGTGGGCTATGCCGATGATTATTGGGTTCATAGCGCTTCTCTATATTACTATGCGGATACCTGGTTTGCCGGTATTGGGGTTAGCAATGTATTCGACGAAGATCCCCCCGAAGTGGATGGTAGCGAAATCCTTTCTGTAAATAATACGCCTATTGGTGCCGGCTATGATTTGCAGGGCCGCACCATATTTGTGAATTTGCAAAAGAATTTCTAA
- a CDS encoding alpha/beta hydrolase family protein produces MKPRIFIQKLLFFLAVFSLAFSYEASASSPYPLEYWALRDVIRNVELSPDGKHLALLKIPTKDGVPIIEVYKTDAMDREPYRINSDPMEIQYFYWATDDVIIMGLRQKVRDKIDGFNRGVYEGLLASVDINRKKLKKYDDLGAGIEHLLPKKKNKIIYSYIPGGGDGKIRAAFRPRTYYELNLKTGAKKLILRGKLELGAVEFDGDGVPWLARGFDAGKGEFIWYERVTDKKKWREIYRLSEDSFETFSVLGFDEKNPNVFFVRAQNGKDKIGLWEFDVQKKAFSQPIYLRNDVDVAGVSFHSNRWTNPDTVVGVRYYKDGVQTEYFDSTTAAMVQQLQGIIPNADLVRVDSRDKSGNSLVILNVGARDPGSYYLLHKGKLTNIGSRQPLLEADQLADVRYIEYKARDGKKIPAYLTVPNGEPPFPAVVMPHGGPFVSEVVLYDEWAQMLANNGYLVLQPQYRGSLGYGLEHYTSAFKKGGQGGYKMQDDKDDGMLYLVKEGLADPERLAMFGWSYGGYAALVAASRKEQIYQCAIAGAAVADPLMQVNYYRYRMRGAQKEEQLSMWGDSVSPLEKASEVNIPLLLIHGSVDQRVPPIHAEKYRKALDAHGKDYKYVELEGADHFSNTLFFNHQKLLFESMIAYLKNDCGPSGL; encoded by the coding sequence ATGAAACCTAGAATTTTTATTCAAAAACTGCTGTTCTTTTTGGCGGTTTTCAGTCTCGCATTTTCTTATGAAGCTTCTGCGAGTTCTCCTTACCCACTGGAATACTGGGCTTTGCGCGACGTCATAAGGAATGTAGAGCTCTCACCAGATGGCAAGCATCTGGCATTGTTAAAAATCCCTACAAAGGATGGTGTGCCTATTATTGAAGTGTACAAAACGGATGCCATGGATCGGGAGCCATATCGCATTAATTCTGACCCGATGGAAATTCAGTATTTTTACTGGGCTACTGATGATGTCATCATAATGGGGCTTCGCCAAAAAGTTCGTGACAAGATTGATGGATTTAACCGGGGTGTTTATGAAGGGCTCCTTGCCTCTGTTGATATTAATCGTAAGAAACTAAAAAAATATGATGATCTGGGCGCGGGCATTGAGCATCTGCTGCCAAAGAAGAAAAATAAAATAATATATTCTTATATTCCGGGAGGGGGTGACGGTAAAATCAGAGCGGCCTTTCGCCCGAGAACCTATTATGAACTTAACTTGAAGACAGGCGCTAAGAAATTAATTTTGCGTGGAAAGTTGGAGCTTGGCGCTGTTGAATTCGATGGGGATGGCGTGCCTTGGCTGGCCAGGGGGTTTGATGCTGGAAAGGGAGAGTTTATTTGGTATGAGCGGGTTACCGATAAGAAGAAATGGCGTGAAATTTACCGATTAAGTGAAGACAGCTTCGAGACTTTCTCTGTATTAGGCTTTGACGAGAAAAACCCAAATGTCTTCTTTGTGCGCGCGCAAAATGGAAAGGATAAAATTGGATTGTGGGAATTCGATGTCCAAAAGAAAGCATTTTCCCAGCCAATTTATTTGCGCAATGATGTTGATGTTGCGGGCGTAAGCTTTCATAGTAACCGTTGGACAAATCCCGATACTGTGGTAGGTGTCAGATATTATAAGGATGGCGTTCAAACCGAATACTTTGATTCCACGACAGCAGCAATGGTGCAGCAACTGCAGGGAATTATACCGAATGCGGATTTAGTGCGTGTTGACAGTCGCGATAAATCCGGCAATTCTCTTGTGATTTTAAATGTTGGTGCCCGTGACCCGGGATCTTACTATCTGCTGCATAAAGGAAAATTGACGAATATTGGCAGCCGACAACCTCTGCTTGAAGCCGATCAACTGGCAGATGTGCGCTATATTGAATACAAGGCGCGCGATGGAAAAAAAATACCCGCCTATCTAACAGTGCCGAACGGGGAGCCGCCATTTCCTGCTGTGGTGATGCCGCATGGAGGCCCATTTGTTTCCGAGGTCGTCCTATATGACGAATGGGCGCAAATGCTGGCGAATAATGGCTATCTCGTACTTCAACCGCAGTACAGGGGATCATTGGGATACGGCTTGGAACATTATACTTCCGCATTTAAGAAAGGTGGCCAGGGCGGTTACAAAATGCAGGATGACAAAGATGATGGCATGCTGTATTTGGTTAAAGAGGGGCTTGCAGATCCCGAGCGCCTGGCAATGTTTGGCTGGTCTTACGGTGGTTATGCTGCACTGGTTGCTGCGAGCAGAAAGGAGCAGATATATCAATGTGCTATCGCGGGTGCCGCAGTTGCAGATCCATTAATGCAAGTAAACTACTACCGCTATCGTATGAGGGGGGCTCAAAAGGAAGAGCAGCTTTCTATGTGGGGTGATAGCGTTTCACCACTTGAAAAGGCATCAGAGGTGAATATCCCACTACTGTTGATCCACGGAAGTGTGGATCAGCGCGTTCCGCCGATTCATGCGGAAAAATACCGAAAGGCGTTGGACGCGCATGGAAAGGACTATAAATATGTCGAGCTCGAAGGGGCTGACCACTTTTCCAATACACTGTTTTTCAACCACCAAAAATTGTTATTTGAATCCATGATTGCTTATCTCAAGAATGATTGCGGCCCAAGTGGTTTGTAG
- the ptsP gene encoding phosphoenolpyruvate--protein phosphotransferase produces the protein MLGSLRSIVQEVNTARDLPAVLKIIVQRVREVMHTRVCSVYLRDKQSGNYVLMATDGLHSNAVGQVHLAPGEGLVGSVVAREEPINLDMAKSHPAFQYFPATGEERFCAFLGAPIIHHRTVLGVLVVQQEQQRRFDEGEEAFLVTLSAQLAGVIAHAEATGVLATMRKQRRETHFSGIAASPGVAIGHACIVTPQANLATVPYCLCLDVDSELALFQQALSAAREEIHQVGERLKGELSREESTLFDAYISILDDDVLASEVCDRIRQQQLCAPRAWAEVMLEHVRRFETMSDSYFRDRAADVRDLGVRVLAHLYQQQQSERNYPENTILVGEELTAAVLAEVPRQKLIGVVSVKGSANSHVAIIARAMGLPAVMGVQDLPYETIDGISVVVDGYRGVLHIHPGEALKRHYNAIVAEERELTRNLDHTASLPAETTDGHRVCLLVNTGLMADVVRSRERGAEGVGLFRTEVPFLLRDRFPSEEEQREIYREQLECFAPLPVTMRTLDIGGDKSLAYFPIEETNPFLGWRGIRVTLDHPEIFLAQVRAMMKASQGLDNLRIMLPMISGLSELEAARKLIERAYRELLEEGYAINMPPLGVMVEVPSAVYQVRELAEHADFISVGSNDLTQYLLAVDRSNSRVANIYHALHPAVLRALQEIVNAAHAAGTRVGICGELAGEPGGALLLVAMGYDMLSMNATNLPRVKATLRAVQQADMQRLLQQVICMDCAEKIESAVNAYLLSLGLKGILHPPGIQ, from the coding sequence TTGCTCGGATCTCTGCGCAGTATCGTACAGGAAGTCAACACCGCCAGGGACCTCCCCGCGGTGCTCAAAATTATTGTGCAACGTGTGCGTGAGGTAATGCACACCCGGGTCTGCTCTGTTTATCTTCGCGACAAGCAGTCCGGAAACTATGTGCTGATGGCCACCGACGGCCTCCACTCCAATGCTGTCGGTCAGGTACACCTGGCGCCGGGCGAGGGGCTGGTGGGCAGTGTGGTGGCCCGCGAGGAACCCATCAATCTGGATATGGCCAAGTCCCATCCCGCTTTCCAGTATTTCCCCGCGACCGGGGAGGAGCGTTTCTGCGCTTTCCTCGGCGCACCGATTATCCACCACCGCACCGTACTCGGGGTTCTTGTCGTTCAACAGGAGCAACAGCGTCGCTTCGATGAGGGCGAAGAGGCGTTTCTGGTGACCCTCTCTGCCCAGCTCGCCGGTGTCATTGCCCATGCGGAAGCCACCGGGGTACTGGCGACCATGCGCAAGCAGAGGCGCGAAACCCACTTTAGTGGCATCGCTGCATCCCCCGGGGTTGCGATCGGCCACGCGTGCATCGTCACACCCCAGGCCAACCTGGCCACCGTACCCTACTGTTTGTGCCTGGATGTCGACTCCGAACTGGCCCTGTTTCAGCAGGCCCTCTCCGCCGCCAGGGAGGAAATCCACCAGGTGGGGGAGCGCCTCAAGGGCGAACTCAGCCGCGAGGAGTCCACACTGTTCGATGCCTACATCAGCATACTGGACGACGACGTCCTTGCCTCCGAAGTCTGTGATCGCATCCGGCAACAGCAGCTCTGTGCGCCGAGGGCCTGGGCCGAGGTTATGCTGGAGCATGTACGGCGCTTTGAAACCATGTCCGACTCTTATTTCCGCGACAGAGCCGCCGATGTGCGCGACCTCGGCGTGCGGGTGCTGGCCCACCTGTACCAACAACAGCAGAGCGAGCGCAACTACCCGGAAAACACTATCCTGGTGGGGGAGGAGCTCACCGCCGCGGTATTGGCCGAAGTCCCCCGGCAAAAACTGATCGGCGTTGTTTCCGTAAAGGGCTCCGCCAACAGCCATGTGGCCATCATCGCGCGGGCCATGGGGCTGCCAGCCGTAATGGGCGTGCAGGACCTGCCCTATGAGACCATTGATGGCATCTCCGTGGTCGTGGACGGCTATCGCGGCGTACTGCATATCCACCCCGGTGAGGCACTCAAACGCCACTATAACGCCATTGTGGCTGAAGAGCGGGAGCTCACCCGCAACCTGGATCACACCGCCAGTCTCCCCGCAGAAACCACAGACGGCCACCGGGTGTGTCTTCTGGTCAACACCGGCCTGATGGCCGATGTGGTGCGCTCCAGGGAGCGCGGTGCCGAGGGTGTCGGCCTGTTTCGCACCGAAGTGCCCTTCCTGCTGCGCGACCGCTTCCCCTCGGAGGAGGAGCAACGGGAGATTTACCGGGAACAGCTGGAATGCTTCGCCCCCCTGCCGGTGACCATGCGCACCCTGGATATTGGCGGTGACAAGTCCTTGGCTTACTTTCCTATAGAAGAGACCAACCCCTTCCTCGGATGGCGCGGCATCCGCGTCACCCTGGATCACCCGGAAATATTCCTGGCACAGGTGCGCGCCATGATGAAAGCCAGCCAGGGACTCGATAACCTGCGTATCATGCTGCCGATGATCAGTGGACTGAGCGAACTCGAAGCCGCTCGCAAGTTGATAGAGAGGGCCTACCGGGAGCTTTTGGAAGAGGGCTACGCTATCAATATGCCCCCCCTGGGCGTTATGGTGGAGGTGCCCTCTGCGGTCTACCAGGTGCGCGAGTTGGCCGAGCATGCGGATTTTATCTCAGTGGGCAGTAACGACCTCACCCAGTACCTTCTGGCGGTGGACCGCAGCAATAGCCGCGTGGCCAATATTTACCACGCCCTGCACCCGGCTGTGTTGCGAGCCCTGCAGGAAATCGTTAACGCTGCACACGCAGCGGGTACTCGAGTAGGCATCTGCGGCGAGCTGGCCGGAGAACCCGGCGGCGCCCTGCTGCTGGTGGCCATGGGCTACGACATGCTGTCGATGAATGCCACCAACCTGCCCCGTGTCAAAGCCACGCTGCGCGCGGTGCAACAGGCGGATATGCAACGGCTGTTGCAGCAGGTCATCTGTATGGATTGCGCCGAGAAGATCGAGTCAGCCGTGAATGCCTATTTGCTGAGTCTCGGTCTGAAGGGGATTTTGCATCCGCCCGGTATACAGTAA
- a CDS encoding RNA pyrophosphohydrolase: MQRTAARNSIEDSIILDDGKPAQTGRRSRRRPNKQSNRNNPPARNNRRQRQGGEDSSNIDAEGFRPNVGIIMLNARGQVLWARRVGGKDAWQFPQGGINPGETPEQALYRELYEEIGLTRDQVSMIACTRGWLRYRLPQRMIRRRAEPLCIGQKQKWFLLKLVAAETAISFDNGYKPEFDHWRWVSYWHPLSKVVTFKREVYRRALTELAPQQIQLERRWLHKQGE; the protein is encoded by the coding sequence GTGCAGCGTACAGCAGCACGCAACAGTATCGAGGACAGTATTATTTTGGACGACGGCAAGCCGGCTCAAACCGGGAGAAGAAGCCGCCGTAGGCCCAACAAGCAATCAAATCGCAACAATCCCCCTGCACGGAACAACAGGAGGCAGAGGCAGGGTGGCGAGGACAGCAGTAATATAGATGCAGAGGGCTTTCGCCCCAACGTCGGTATCATTATGCTGAATGCCCGCGGCCAGGTGCTGTGGGCCAGACGGGTCGGTGGCAAGGACGCTTGGCAGTTCCCCCAGGGCGGCATTAATCCAGGCGAAACCCCAGAACAGGCATTGTACAGGGAGCTTTACGAAGAAATCGGTCTCACTCGCGATCAGGTCAGTATGATCGCCTGCACACGCGGCTGGCTGCGCTACCGCCTGCCGCAGCGGATGATCCGCCGGCGTGCCGAACCGCTGTGCATTGGCCAGAAACAGAAATGGTTTTTATTAAAACTGGTGGCGGCGGAGACCGCCATCAGTTTTGATAACGGCTATAAGCCCGAATTCGACCACTGGCGCTGGGTGAGCTATTGGCATCCGCTCAGCAAGGTAGTGACCTTCAAGCGCGAGGTGTATCGGCGCGCGCTAACCGAGCTGGCCCCACAGCAAATACAGCTGGAAAGGCGCTGGCTGCACAAACAGGGCGAATAG
- a CDS encoding HAD family hydrolase translates to MHLAIFDLDNTLIGGDSDHAWGEFLVQRAQVDGEHYRSTNDHFYRDYQRGELDISAYLEFALAPLSLLSREQLESLQREFMQEVVSELWLPRAQALIGEHRRKGHHIMIITATNRFVVEPIAAHLGVDTLLATEPEELEGRFTGRVVGEPCYRAGKVVRLQQWLSHNADYVDGQKWFYSDSINDLPLLTEVEHPVAVDPDARLRTEAEARGWPVISLR, encoded by the coding sequence GTGCACTTGGCAATTTTTGATCTCGACAATACCCTGATCGGCGGAGACAGCGACCATGCCTGGGGCGAGTTCCTGGTACAGCGTGCGCAGGTGGACGGCGAGCACTACCGCTCCACCAATGACCATTTCTATCGGGACTACCAGCGGGGAGAGCTGGATATCTCTGCTTATCTGGAGTTCGCACTGGCGCCTCTGTCCCTGCTATCGCGCGAGCAGCTGGAAAGCCTGCAAAGGGAATTTATGCAGGAAGTCGTCAGTGAGCTGTGGCTGCCCCGCGCACAGGCGCTGATTGGGGAACACCGCCGCAAAGGGCACCATATCATGATCATTACCGCGACCAATCGCTTTGTTGTGGAGCCGATTGCCGCACACCTGGGTGTGGATACCCTACTGGCCACAGAGCCGGAGGAATTAGAGGGGCGCTTCACCGGGCGCGTGGTCGGCGAGCCCTGTTATCGGGCTGGCAAGGTGGTGCGATTGCAGCAGTGGCTGTCACACAACGCAGACTATGTGGACGGGCAGAAGTGGTTTTACAGTGACTCGATCAATGATTTGCCACTTCTGACTGAAGTGGAGCATCCGGTCGCTGTGGACCCGGATGCTCGCCTGCGCACAGAGGCGGAAGCGCGGGGCTGGCCGGTAATCAGTCTCCGATGA
- a CDS encoding imelysin family protein has product MNDTIRQTACALLLASLGALLGCEQKPATPPESVQGAALVPISEKAASDLSLAIWQAGQAQVMHTRATAATLRRAVAALLEHPNEDRLEKARLAWLDAHRELAAMLPYIQLAFSPVALRSQGRELLLTLDSWPAQAGYLDTVPGYSDSGIVNDTAIELTLANLRKQHRLTAHEEASIGFHALEVMLWGPTSERMAEQFVADSRGEKPEALAANRRRALTRLIAQGIEEDMDGLARSWPSAANQLSRRYLALGPVARLQQIRAAHTQVIDELLLPRLPEGSESDVESSRAADSKQALLAAMATLQSNWIPTGGGGLAELLLDRHQVSALEQTFADLEALLLEMEDPFELAELGQLAKARKLLEKVAGLMAGTTQIPVSEMDVVPVVLPVE; this is encoded by the coding sequence GTGAACGATACCATTCGGCAAACAGCCTGTGCGCTGTTGCTGGCCAGCCTGGGGGCCTTGTTGGGTTGTGAACAAAAACCCGCAACGCCACCGGAGTCCGTGCAGGGGGCTGCGCTGGTGCCCATCAGTGAAAAAGCGGCCTCGGATCTCTCGCTGGCGATATGGCAGGCGGGCCAGGCACAGGTTATGCACACCCGTGCCACCGCGGCGACCCTTCGACGTGCAGTGGCGGCACTGTTGGAGCACCCCAATGAAGACCGGTTGGAGAAAGCCAGGCTTGCCTGGCTGGATGCCCACCGGGAGCTCGCTGCGATGCTGCCCTATATCCAGTTGGCCTTTTCTCCGGTGGCTTTGCGCAGTCAGGGTCGCGAGCTGCTGCTGACTTTGGACAGCTGGCCTGCGCAGGCGGGGTACCTGGATACGGTGCCGGGCTATTCAGACAGCGGCATCGTCAATGACACTGCCATAGAGCTAACCCTGGCAAACCTGCGCAAGCAGCACCGGCTCACTGCCCATGAGGAGGCGAGCATCGGTTTTCACGCCCTGGAGGTCATGCTCTGGGGGCCAACCAGCGAGCGTATGGCGGAACAGTTTGTCGCCGACTCCAGGGGGGAAAAACCCGAGGCCCTGGCGGCCAATCGGCGCCGTGCGCTGACCCGCCTGATCGCCCAGGGTATTGAAGAGGATATGGATGGTCTGGCGCGCAGCTGGCCCAGTGCAGCCAATCAGCTGTCGCGTCGCTACCTCGCCCTTGGCCCTGTGGCACGGCTGCAACAGATTCGCGCCGCCCATACCCAGGTAATCGACGAATTGCTATTGCCGCGCCTGCCTGAGGGCTCTGAAAGCGATGTGGAGAGCAGTCGCGCAGCGGACTCCAAGCAGGCGCTGCTGGCGGCTATGGCAACTTTACAATCCAACTGGATACCCACCGGGGGGGGCGGTTTGGCAGAGTTGCTGCTGGATCGTCACCAGGTGAGTGCGCTGGAGCAGACCTTTGCCGATCTGGAGGCCCTGTTACTGGAGATGGAAGATCCGTTTGAATTAGCGGAATTGGGCCAGCTGGCCAAGGCGCGCAAATTGCTGGAAAAGGTGGCGGGCCTGATGGCTGGTACTACCCAGATTCCCGTTTCCGAAATGGATGTGGTGCCCGTTGTCCTGCCGGTAGAGTGA
- a CDS encoding DUF882 domain-containing protein — protein sequence MKNPSRRRFLAVTCATAAAVSAGPTFAKVGSSRTLKMRNLHTGEKLEAAYWTNGAYSSSGLKQFNRLLRDHRANEVTRMDPKLLDIVYKLKEKFNFKGTIEIISGYRSAKTNAKLRAAGRGVAKRSYHTRGMAMDIRMPGVSLSKLRQAALALKAGGVGYYPKSNFVHVDTGPVRRW from the coding sequence ATGAAGAATCCATCCAGACGTCGGTTTCTGGCTGTAACCTGCGCAACAGCGGCGGCGGTCAGCGCCGGGCCAACTTTTGCCAAAGTCGGCAGTTCCCGCACCCTAAAAATGCGCAACTTGCATACCGGGGAGAAACTGGAGGCCGCCTACTGGACCAATGGAGCCTACAGCAGCAGTGGTCTCAAGCAGTTCAACCGACTGTTGCGTGACCACCGGGCCAATGAAGTGACCCGAATGGACCCCAAACTGCTGGATATCGTGTATAAATTGAAGGAAAAATTCAATTTTAAAGGCACTATTGAGATTATCTCCGGGTACCGTTCGGCCAAGACCAATGCCAAACTGCGCGCGGCCGGCCGCGGAGTCGCCAAGCGCAGCTACCATACACGCGGTATGGCCATGGACATCCGCATGCCCGGTGTTTCCCTGTCAAAACTGCGGCAGGCAGCCCTGGCCCTGAAAGCGGGTGGCGTTGGCTATTACCCCAAGAGCAATTTCGTCCACGTGGACACCGGCCCGGTACGCCGCTGGTAA